From Cellulomonas chengniuliangii, the proteins below share one genomic window:
- a CDS encoding heme-degrading domain-containing protein gives MSLTTNLELVQLVATLEEQERTLVFTRFDNDDAWRLGCLLVEIAQERSLPVTIDVRRGRHQLFHASLPGTTPDNDTWVDRKVRVTERFGASSYLVGTRARADGTTFAEQHDLPVQRYAAHGGCFPVRVKDVGPVGTVTVSGLPQGDDHDLVVEAITTFLS, from the coding sequence ATGAGCCTGACAACGAATCTCGAGCTGGTGCAACTCGTCGCGACGCTCGAGGAGCAGGAGCGGACGCTGGTCTTCACGCGTTTCGACAACGACGACGCCTGGCGGCTGGGGTGCCTCCTGGTCGAGATCGCACAGGAGCGCTCGCTGCCGGTGACGATCGACGTGCGCCGTGGCCGCCACCAGCTGTTCCACGCCTCGTTGCCGGGGACCACGCCTGACAACGACACCTGGGTGGACCGCAAGGTGCGCGTGACGGAGCGGTTCGGGGCGTCGTCGTACCTGGTGGGGACGCGGGCGCGGGCGGACGGCACGACGTTCGCCGAGCAGCACGACCTGCCGGTGCAGCGCTACGCGGCGCACGGGGGCTGCTTCCCGGTGCGGGTCAAGGACGTGGGTCCGGTCGGCACGGTGACGGTCTCGGGCCTCCCGCAGGGCGATGACCACGACCTCGTCGTCGAGGCGATCACCACGTTCTTGTCCTGA